Genomic window (Arachis hypogaea cultivar Tifrunner chromosome 13, arahy.Tifrunner.gnm2.J5K5, whole genome shotgun sequence):
GATGGCACAACATCACAGCGATTCAGCAAGCCCATAATAAAAGGGGAAAAAGGTAGACGAAGCCCTAAAGTCGTGAACATAGGCTCGTAAACCCACAACCAATCAACAACTGTCGGGGAAGCCAAATTCTTATGGCACACGCGCTCACGAGCAGCAGGGACAAAGACCTGGTAGAGCGCCTCCTCGGGACCCCCCCCCCAAATAAGAGTCCAGCTTGTCGTAACTTCTGGAGACTTTCCCTAGTCACCTTGGAAGGGGTATCCTTCACGTCTGAGGAAACCCAAGCATAGTGGTCGACGAAGTCGGCCAGGGGGCGCTGGGCCTGGCTCGAAGAAGCAAGACGATCGTCCATACCTACATTGGGGGCACCACTAAAGTCAACATGGGAAGTCGGAAACCCTCAaaacaagaaagagaaaaaggaagctaCAAATCTCCCCCTAAACCCAAAAATGCAAGCAAAAAACCCAGGAAAAACCCAGAAATACAAGCAAAAAACCCAGGAAAAATCCAGAAATGCGAGcgaaactaaagaaaaatccagtgGCACCCCctctaaaaaggaaaaacaaacaaGAAACGCAAAAGATCCAAGCATGCAACAAAGCAAAAGCGCCAGAAATAAAGCAACAATTGAAACAAGGGAAGAACGAACAGAAAACTCACAAGAAGAAACAGGAGATTGCAAAGAAAACAAAGAGCAAGATGCTTCAAGCAACAACAGCAGTATGAACAAAAGAGGCAGCAACACTGAAGAACTTgcggagaagagaggaagaatagTAAAAGAGAGGAGTGGGGGTTACGAAATTAAAGTAAGACAAGAAAAGCGTAACCGCCGAGGAGGAGCCCCTAAAGGGTAGGGGCATAACTGCCATTTCACCTAAAATTTCAAAACAACGAAGCGACGGGCATTAAATGCTCAGCGCCAAAACCAAAAGGCGGCACGAAAATCGAAGCGACCAAACGCGAAGAAAAACAAAGCGTCACCCACGAACTGCCGAGAAAAAGAAGAGCTCACGACGAACGCGCCCAGCCACGAGTCTCGGACCTCGAGGCTAacgcgttgggggcactgttacggactGACGGTCCAGCCCAAGAAACCGCCGGGTCGGGGCACCACCCCACCCAAACCCAAGGAGCCCTAACGGATCCCTTCGGGTCGGTTAGCCATAACCGACCCAGAGACCAACCACCTCACAACCGCGCCACTAGCCGGGTCGGAACCCCCAGGGTCGGTACCCGAGGTACCGACCCTCTAGTATGGACGACCCGCATGCGTGGAAAGTGACAGCTCAAACTCTCCACCAATGGGCCAAGCCACCACTAGGCCCACCCAACACGCTATATAAGGGGAAAGGACAGCTCTCCCCCGAAGGTACGTCACATCCTTACCTAACTCTGCCACCCTCAGTACGGACTCTGACTTGatcgtcggagtgtccttgcaggtggccacccCCTCACTCCGCTCGCTCCCCAACGTTGCCGGTACCCGCTCCGCACTCGCCCGGGATCTCTCTCTCTCCTTATCACCATTCATCGACAACCCGATTACCCGAGAACCCCAGGTAACGAACAGAATTTAATATATTTGGAAGTTACAAAtttattggattttattttttagttttttatttgtatattttatttttttgctgatttgaaaataatagttgatttggcaagaattgagtggttgattctaGTTGTGCCAAGTAAGTAATATTGCTGACATGATATTAGTAGGAGGAAAGAAATGTCTCAAAAGTAATGTGGTGCATGcttatgtatctacttttatatattaagaatagatgtgACAAAAATACACATTTATAAACTTAGATATTCTTCGTTAATAGAAAAGAGTAATACGACAAAACAAAATTTTCTCTGTGACAAATAAAATTTTGACAAGTGAGCCACCTTAGAATTttttgttaaccgagtattctcTAGACACagcaagatattttttataagtttttaaattatttgagatatttttattaataacaaaattaaaaacatttttatcagtaaaaagataattttaacaTAACTCATTTAACTCTAAACCCTACGACATTAAGCTTTGTGGGAGTAATGAAGATTttggtaaaagaaaaaataatggaaattaagtatcaaataaaaatttctttgaaaaaaaattggatatcAACTAAGTTGAAATTAGAATAGGTTTTGGGAGTCAAAGTGAATTGACTGTTTGACTTGATCAAAAGAAGACGTTAGTAACATGCAGCATAGAAACGGACCTATCAAATCTTCAATGGTGCGCAGAACATATAGAGCTCGACGTTAACGGCGGCGCCGGGAACGACTAAACTAATGCCGTCGTGGTGGAGGCCAGAGTAGTCTCTGTTCGTGTTTTCTGTCGTTGAAGAAACTGATGACGGCGAGCGAGGAGGCGCAGAGATCAAGCTCCTTCGTCACTCGTCAGCGAACTTATCATCATGATGATCTTCACGTCGCCATGCAGCACCTCAAACCTCTCCAAGTATAGCGGCGGGTGCGTGGGCATCGCATCCATCGCCGCCGCGTCACCATTTCTCTGGAATTACTCGACGGAATTGGTAGGATCGTGTAAATGCGGAGGGTGGCTGTGAGGAAGGGCCCTGCTTATTTTTTAGGGAAAaatcaaaaatcacaaaataatgcatttttatttttcttttcgttttcttttttttaatcgaCTTTTCTTACTTAAACTAAGCCTTCAAGGAAAaacatttctcttctttttttagaATACAACCACAATCAGAAAGTATaaattgtatatattttagagatGATGAtctagttaaaaattattaaataataatttatttaaatatgttaatttattcgataattttaaattaaatttaattattttatagatctttataattttattaaatttttaatattttttaattaagttttatattatataattttttttaatttaatttctgttaaagttaaatatttaaaatatattagtaaattataaatttacttatatattcttatcttttatttataatGGATTCATATcaactgaaattttttatttttcattttttttatttttttgagacaTACAcacataaaaatagaaatatgGATCAAAGTCAACAActtcttatattatttttttaaaaagctgTGTATCAAGAAATTTCAATAAACTTTGCATAATAACAAATGCAAAATAttcaagtcaccaaaaaaaaatgcaaaatattCTCAAAATACCATATTATTGTCTATTTGTTTTCTACCATCACACTTTCCAAGATTACGACTCACTACAATAAACTAGGATTCCTACTTCATAAAAAATGTTATATAAGAATCCGATTttcgataaataaattttttttggctattttaaaatttattttgcaaAATTTTGAATCACGGTTCAATAAGAAATAATGAGActaatccaataataaaaaattaaaaattaaatagaaaaaaactaTTAGTGAGATTAAAATTAACTTTATAAGAATAATTAATcttcttaaattaaatttaactaataaataataaatattagtttATTATTGATTTATTTCTCATTAGAGATTTTTTTAACCGAAAATTTACTTTTAATGACAGTTTTACATGCTCCGAAAAAATTCTTATAACCGAATACTAGAAAGTAGTGTCATTGATGAAATCCAATCCCAATTATATCATTCTCTGCAGCAATTTCTTCCAGCCATCTAACTAAAATTGTTGAAAATTAAGTCTTGATTGGTTAAAAGCCCTTGATTGAATCCTCATCAATCATTCAAGTGGCATTATATTTATAGCATATcattttatctatatatatatgttgatGGTTGCAAGCATTTAGCAGCAACACAATTCATTCACATCCTAAAGCACAAGAAACTCAAAAACTTACTTCTTATTTTCATTTCTTAGGCTAGTATTTCATCGACTTACACAGGTTTTGGTTTATCCAATATCGTAATTCGCAAGAAAGGAGTCATTTACTTTATCTTTAAAAGCTATGAAAGTGCCAAAGGGATATCTTGCGGTTTATGTTAGAGAGAAAATGAAGCTGTTTTTGATCCCCATATCATCCTTGAACCAACTTTCATTTCAAGACTCACTAAATCAAGCTGAGAAAGAATTTGGGTATCCAACGGATAGTCTCACAATTCTTTGTGAAGAAAATGTGTTAGATATCTCTTCTCGCTTGAGTTGATGTTAGCATCATCAAGATTAAGTTGACTAAGAGATAGACTATTTATGTGAGATATCTCTTAATTGATGTTAACATCAtcatctagttttttttttttttaaatgtaattaGAACTGAATTGGTCCGAATCAATCAAAACCgaattgaattgatttggatAATCGGGTACTTGATTAGAATTCAATTGGTtagataaattaagaaaaaaggggaaaatggaggaaaaaaattatgtaacactgaaaaataaaaataaataatgtgaaaaaataaaaatgataactgaggtgaattatttttagtaaaagtTATATAAATCTTATGACGACAAATTATTTGCACAAAACTAAACTGACCAAGTACAGTGAGAATTGGTCACCTATAACCTTGTCAAATGTCAACTCATTACATGTTTCCTATGGGGGAACCTTAGCTGCCTCTATGCTTCCATGTCTGACTCTCcttcctcatcctcatcctcatcctgTTGCATTAAGCAAatgctttgctcttcttctcTTGGAGCCATAAGCCGCTTCAAATTTTTTACCACAGTTTTGAGGCTTTCTGAGAAGCTAGCAATGGCAAGTTCCTCAGCACTCTTCTTCCAATTGGATATCTGTTCACTATATAGACCATCAACGAATTCCGACTCCTGAAATTGGATatctttcatgcttgtttctttCTTGTAAACATACACTCCCCAATGAACTGGGATGATGTCTGGTACACACCTCACCTCCACTGTCTTCCATGTGTTACCATGCTCAACATGTGCATCAAGTCTCTTCCACTCCTCATCACTGAACCATAGTCGTAGGTCGCACAACAACACATGATTTTCCGCAACTGTGAAATTATGCGATGGTTGGTATGCAGAGTTTACATCCCCAGACTCAATGGACAAGTGCAGCCCAACAGATTGATAGTTCATTTCTCCAAACACAAACGCCAAAGCCACAACTGGGAACTTGCCACGTGCCTTGAAATTCAGGTCCTGTGGACGACCGCGCTTCCAACTTGTACGATGGTCCCACCATTCTGGAATCTTTGTATTGGAAGTTGGCATCACAACTTGTAATTTATTTATCTCTCTGGACACCTACAAATCAAAAGATATTGCTTcagtatttttctctctcttctttttaatcattattttcgttaaaaatatatgaaatgaTAAAAAGTAACAAACCTGTGACCATAGCATACTTGTTGTGTTTGCACTTAAGGAATTGCAGTGTCTCACATCCACTTTCCTAACACTAGAGGGAAGTTCTGGAATTTCTTGAAGCTTTAGGCAACAACTCAAATCCAAACTTGTCAAGTAGGACGATTCTTGAATGCATGCTGGAATAGACACAAAGTTGTTTGATGAAACATTTAAGACTTCCAAGTTTGGAAAACTCTGCATAATTACTTGAAGATCTTCGTCACATAAACTTGCATGGCTGAAATGCAGAGTTTCTAAACTTGGACGGCACTCTGCAGTAGTTGAAAGGCTTTCTCTGAATCTTGCAAATGATCCACCAAGTTGAGGGCATCCTCCAACTTTCAATGTGACAAAATTTGGCAGCATAAATAAGCTGCTTGGAAGATAACCAAGTTTCTCGCAACTTGTCAAATCTAAATAGCGAAGTCCTACAAGATCAACCAAGGAATCCGGAAGCTCTTGAATAACAGTAGCTTTCAAACAAATCTTTAATGGCTTATCCATCTTTCCTACTATGTCCGGGAAGAGTCCAAGTCTTCTACACCAGTTAAAGGAAAGGTGCTCTAGTGAAGGCAGACAAATTCTTGAAGGAAACTTTCTTAACTTAGTGCACTTTGAAGCTCTCAAATATGTAAGGTTTGGGAGATCTCCAACCGATTCATCAAAGCTAACCAAGTTTTTGCATCCATTGAGTATCAATTTTCTTAAACTTCGGGCTTCAGATACGCTAGGAAAATGAGTGATGGATTCACAATGGGAGAAATTCATGTAAGTCAAATGCTTAAAGTTCTGCaaacaaaaatcaataaattaaaaaaaggtaACAATATATTATATGAATTCCACCAATCCAACCATTGAATTGAGACATTTCACCATATAGATTAATcatgtaaaatttttataaaatatggaaGTGATTTAATATGTTAAACACTACTTTATTTTGACAAAACAATTTTTCATATAAGTCAATTATCGTCTTTAGATTATTTGTCTATTATTGGTGCCCTtttgaattttctaaaatttgataAACTAATCACAAaggtaatataaatatataaaaagttgTCTAATGGTGTAAATTAACAAGAATTACGCATAGTCTAAATGGATCCTTGTGTATAAATTTCAAGTTTTAGAAGAAAGTAGTATGCACAATAAAAGTGAATCTTTTATAAGAAGGGAATCAGACAACTAGTTGTACCTGAAACGGCTCTTCCAACATGAGAGGACTATGACGTAAACTGAAggcaacaattttttttaagttcgaCGGAATAGAATTTGAAGGGTACCCCTTCCAATCAAGCAGCCTTAATTGCTCAGGTAGAGGAATAGTCCGACATGAAAGGTTTGTGTTCCGAAGAATAAGAATTCTAAGTTTCTTCACCTTTTCAAAGGCAGTGTCAGTCCAATCATGTTCTTCACATTGAACAAGCTTTAttccttcaatttttttattttcctatgAAATAAGAATATGTCACATTAAATGTTATTATTTTCGAGGAAGGCTTGAAGGgggaacaaaataaaacaaaacttttCAAAACTTTTGCAATGCCTATTGATGGGAGGAAGACAAATAACTAGAATACCCTGCATCTGACAGGTAAAAGTTAAATAAGAAAGAAAGTTTGTGTAGTTCTCACTTTATCATCGGGTAGTAGTTCAAGAACATCTTCATGAAACCATAATCTGCTGCGGTCACTAACTTCTCTTGGTGCCTCCTGCTTCACAATCTCTCTACCCATATTCTGTATTAGATCATGCATCCTCAAGTAACCATCGCTGATAGTTAAGAGAGATTTATCAACTAGTATTCTAATACCATCTTCTGTAAACATACCACATCCATCTAATACATTTTTTACATATTCCCATTTCTTCCCATTGAAGAAGCATGCTATGTCAAGAAAAATATCCTTTTCATTGCCTTCAAGACTATCATAGCTTActctaagaacactttgaatgtcttTAGGAGGATTCTTCTCATATTTGTCCAAAGCAGACTTCCACTcttctaaatttttattaatcaaattagacCCTATAACCTTTAAGGCTAATGGGAGGCCCTGGGCATAATGTATTGCTTGATTGGATAGATCTTCATAGTTTTCTTTGGGCCTTGTCATTTTGAAGGCGTTCCAACACAAGAGCTCTAGAGATTCAGGGTCACTTAGCAatttcatcttgtaaatcttttcTACTTTATGAGCTGTTAGAAGATATTTATCCCTTGTTGTCATAACAATTCGAGTCGTATCACTAAACCAGTCACATTCTCCTGCCAATGCTTTTAATTGTTCTATCTTATCAACATCATCAAGAACAATAAGAGCTCTTTTTTTGCTAAGTTTCTCTTTGATCATACTGATTCCTTCCTCGACACTGTGGACCTTGATTTCCCACTCCCCAAGCAACTTTGAGAGGAGCGTTTGCTGTAGACGTACTAGGCCCTCTTCTTGATCTGAAATTTTTCTAACATTGAGAAGAAAACAAACACATTCAAACCGGTAGCAGATGGAGTTGTACAAGGCTTTGGCAAGCGTCGTCTTTCCACTCCCACCAATTCCAACAATCCCCAACATGGTATTGTTGTTGTAGTGCTTTCTTTTGGGTGATTCGCCATTGGATAATACCCTGTACCAAGAATATAGATGTGACTTCACTTCTACAACTCGAGTTTGCAATCCAATCATACGATCCTCAGTAAGTAATTGTCTTGGAGGTATATGAGTCAATGCCTTGCTTACAATTTTTTGAATAAACTCGAATTCATACCTGTAGATGTGCAAGCAGCTTTCAAATATTGAGATTGGGCATTGAATGATCATGCAATATTTTAAGGATAATTTTATTAAAGAACTTTTTGAGGCGTTAAACACTCGATTCTAATAAAGGTGTTATTTAGttgaaactaaaataattgatgaataaatcttCACTTATATGACCATGTACATATTATCACACAAGATATTGATTCAAATTAATATAGAAGTACTGAATAATGAAAATTAAGGATATCAATTTTAGAGATCACTAGATTTAGACTTGTACAATTTGAAAAATACTCAGGCCATAAACTTTTGTTACAAATCTTTTTGGATAACTAAAAGGATAATAGAGGAATTTTGACTTTGTTAATTAGTTATAAAACAATCTATATAGCTGttaaaacaaatataataaattttatagtatattacactgaaaataatattaattcgatcaatatatatatatatatatatatatatattgaaatatttgTTTAAGTAGTATTTTTAACTCTTAAAACGAAGAATTATATTATAATAGATTCTGTAGTATAATAAAATCTAGTTcgatatctacttaatatactaaaactgggttttcccccaactaatgaaagtgaggtgtcactttctcgtgaaccaattttccctccaaaatgaatgcatttaatgaataatgcataattatactaatttaagaaaatatctttattttaattatataaaattaatatttaatacattattaaactacttatcaattattagtagaatatttttaattattttaatgaataatacataattatactaatttaagaaaatatctttattataattatataaagtcaatatttaatgcatcattaaactaattatcaatcgaaaatatttttaaatattttaattatattcatatcattctaattcttattcattatccaatgattttattagtgacaagttgttaacccatttatattgataataatcctaattttattaggataaatatcaaattctattcctaatataaaaatataaaaatataaaatttaattctttccatttttattttactactATAAAAGATCATGTATGCTAGAAAAAAATATCATtcgtttaccaattactctttcatttgatagcttttacaacaattctttttcttcctatgagggtCGTTGCAAGAAGACAACTATCGTGGATACAAATTACTGCACACTCCAACTTTCGTACTCATCATTCGGAGCTCTATAAGATatgttatcatgtatgcataaataaaaaatatttcgtatttaaatttaagttatttacctGTTTGTGATATATTGtagtataaaattacttttaatatgtgttgtgtaatgatattatgttctaatttaaacttttactttagaactgtattacgattttatctcatcattttttcttagatatcaagttgacatatttttatttgttattattattattgaaacggatgtgatatgaaatgtacccaaaaaaaaaattcttacattcaatttattttattatagtcttctatctattctatttatttttattttcttcttattcattttattttctttttaaatgttatataatttattataatttataccaatctacttctatttaatatactaaaattgggttttccaccaactaatgaaagtgaggtgtcactttctcgtgaacccattttccttccaaaatgattgcactattactctcttttaaatttatttttaaaaattatctttaattgatataattatattataattagtatgtaatgaatgatacataattatactaatttaagataatctctttattataattatactaatctcttttaaatttatttcagaaaattatcttaattataattatataacaatattatacttagcatttaatgaataattcataattatactaatttaaaaaaatatctctattataattatataaaatcaataattaatacattattaatctaattatcaataaaaaatatttttaactattttaattatattgatataattatattttttattcatcatcctaaaattttattaatgaCAAGTTATTATCTTAATGATGacctattatataataataataataataataataataataataataataataataataataaaaagatagaaaattatattttagagaaatataaattgattattaaataattggttattaataatgataattatatgattaatttttagtaatcattaaatatatttaatataaataacgaagtttaattagttaacaaatgaaAGGAAATATTATTGTACGGTTGTAGAagcaacaataaatatatatatatatataaataactaatttaatattaatgataattcaaaatatatatatatatatattaataaccaatttaatattaataacgatAATTATGTTATTATTCCTTTTATTAAAATACTCATTTAATTGAATCAATATAagtatttaatgaaaataaaagatgGATTTTTTGgcttaaaagaaaataacattTACCCGTTAAATTGGTTAGTTGCTCAACAgattcatcttatttattgtgattgaaattgatatataatcataaagatttttttccctccattaattttagtaaaaaaattcatgatgtaaaataaaataaaataaagtcagtatctactttttttctcaatattttttatatttacggtaaatattaaatgtaaaaaaaaaataatattaattattatcacttttatttatttacattcataattaaatttaatataattatagtaaatctctataattataacaatttatatctgttacatatatagtaattatattatatataattatatatctcctcttttatatatacttaacaagtatttctatttatataatctacttaatatattaaaattagatttttttcttaactaatgagagtgaggtgtgaattcctcatgaattcatttttcctccaaaatgaatgcatttaatgaataatgcataattatactaatttaggaaaatatctttattatagttatataaaattcatatttaatacattattaaactacttatcaattatcaatcgaaaatatttttaataataataataataataataataataataataataataataataataataataatatacttctacttaatatactaaaattgtattttttcctaattaattgaagtgaggtgtcaatttttcataaattcatttttcttctaaaatgaaagcactattctctcttctaaatttattttagaaaaatatctttattatatttatattacaattaacatttaatgaataatgtatgattatactaatttagaaaaatatatttattataattatataaaattaatatttaatacattatcaactaatgaaagcgaggtgtcaatttttcatgaatttattttttctccaaaatgaaagtactattctctcttctaaatttattttagaaaaattaaaattccatggtgaatataggtggcaagtttaaaaaaaataaacaagttcatagaatcaaatcatatttctataacatatataagaatgtatatttttattatataaaaattgaatttctgcaCTTCATGATGGGCGTGACATACTTCTTAgtgtgttttttaatttattttttataactcattgaatataatttattacagtaaattaattatatcaactaattgatttgattagatatttaaatatcacacgatttattataatttatatcaatcaaataattgtaatttattatatcaattattttaattcattaatttataaggtacataataacatagatgatttgttacttatactgattaaatacaataaatacatattaatttagttaaaaaaattattgtctcctatgttttcctattttttttaattcattaaatccaatcaattataataaattaattatatcaactaattaattcaatcaattattttttaatttattttttgaattcaataaatcaaataaaattaattatactaattatttgtattgactaatt
Coding sequences:
- the LOC112737095 gene encoding TMV resistance protein N, translating into MANRASTSETMATNYDVFLSFRGEDTRHGFTGHLYDALCRNGINTFIDDENLRTGETIRPQLLQSIEASKISIIVFSTNYASSTWCLDELVQILRCHRERNQLVFPVFYKIEPSHVRYQKETYKKAMDAHEIKFGCHSQKVKEWKEALNKTSNRKGFHLKQGYEFEFIQKIVSKALTHIPPRQLLTEDRMIGLQTRVVEVKSHLYSWYRVLSNGESPKRKHYNNNTMLGIVGIGGSGKTTLAKALYNSICYRFECVCFLLNVRKISDQEEGLVRLQQTLLSKLLGEWEIKVHSVEEGISMIKEKLSKKRALIVLDDVDKIEQLKALAGECDWFSDTTRIVMTTRDKYLLTAHKVEKIYKMKLLSDPESLELLCWNAFKMTRPKENYEDLSNQAIHYAQGLPLALKVIGSNLINKNLEEWKSALDKYEKNPPKDIQSVLRVSYDSLEGNEKDIFLDIACFFNGKKWEYVKNVLDGCGMFTEDGIRILVDKSLLTISDGYLRMHDLIQNMGREIVKQEAPREVSDRSRLWFHEDVLELLPDDKENKKIEGIKLVQCEEHDWTDTAFEKVKKLRILILRNTNLSCRTIPLPEQLRLLDWKGYPSNSIPSNLKKIVAFSLRHSPLMLEEPFQNFKHLTYMNFSHCESITHFPSVSEARSLRKLILNGCKNLVSFDESVGDLPNLTYLRASKCTKLRKFPSRICLPSLEHLSFNWCRRLGLFPDIVGKMDKPLKICLKATVIQELPDSLVDLVGLRYLDLTSCEKLGYLPSSLFMLPNFVTLKVGGCPQLGGSFARFRESLSTTAECRPSLETLHFSHASLCDEDLQVIMQSFPNLEVLNVSSNNFVSIPACIQESSYLTSLDLSCCLKLQEIPELPSSVRKVDVRHCNSLSANTTSMLWSQVSREINKLQVVMPTSNTKIPEWWDHRTSWKRGRPQDLNFKARGKFPVVALAFVFGEMNYQSVGLHLSIESGDVNSAYQPSHNFTVAENHVLLCDLRLWFSDEEWKRLDAHVEHGNTWKTVEVRCVPDIIPVHWGVYVYKKETSMKDIQFQESEFVDGLYSEQISNWKKSAEELAIASFSESLKTVVKNLKRLMAPREEEQSICLMQQDEDEDEEGESDMEA